ATGGATGAGTTGTTCTTCCGTGGGCCCTAAGGAGGCTCCGCAACGCGAGCCGCGTTACACTGTCCCTCGATGCCAGTGTCCTGGATCCCTGGTTTCGTACACAAGTCTGCGAGCGATTGGCGTCGCTCGCGCCGGCGAATCGACGCCGGCTGCGATTCCATTCGATGCAGTGCGGCGCTATTTCAAGGAGATAGTCAACAGGACGGTCGCTGGCTCGAGCGGCGTCAAGGGCCGATGAATCATGTGCGAAATCTGGGATGCAGGACACTAGCTTTGGTTGGACCGCCGCCGCTGTGCTTCACTTGCGCGCGCCGAACGGCACGCTTGCAGGCGCGCGCATGATCGGCCTGTGGACCCGGGATGAGGTGCGCGCCCTGGACCGGGATGCCGTGGACCGACTCGGCGTTCCAAGCCTGGCTCTGATGGAGAACGCCGGCTTGGGAGCCACGCTCGCGCTGCTCGAGCACTTCTCTCGTTCGCTCGCGCGGATCGTGATCGTGGGCGGAACCGGTCAGAACGGAGGCGACGCGTGGGTGGTGGCCCGGCAGCTACGCGTCCGAGGTCATCGTCCGCGGTGCGTGTTGCTGGGGGAGGCATCGACGGTACGCGGCGACGCACGGGTCAACCTGGACGCGCTCGCCAATCTGGGGATTCCGCTGACGGAGGTCGGTTCCGGCTCGGGGCTTTCAGCACTGGGCGACGCTCTGGCGGATGCGACGTTGGTGGTCGAAGGGCTGTTCGGCACGGGCCTCGATCGACCCGTGACCGGGCACTTCGCTGAAGCGATCGAGCGTATCAACTCCTGTCGGGCCGCGCGGATGGCCCTGGACCTTCCGAGCGGGGTCGACGCGGACACGGGGCGCGTGCTCGGCAGGGCCGTGCGAGCGCAGTTGACAACAACGTTTGCAGCCCACAAGCGAGGCCTGCACCAATACCCTGGAGCCGAGCTGGCCGGCAAGATCGTCCGCATCCCTATCGGTGTGCCGGCTTCCGATGAAGTGTTGGCCCGGATTGTGGAGCCTGCGGACGTGGGCGCCTGGCTGGCAAGGCGTGAACCCGATGTCCATAAGGGCAGCGCGGGTCATGTCCTGGTCGTGGCTGGATCGCCGGGCCGCACCGGTGCGGCGATGCTTGCGGGCATGGGTGCTCTGCGCTCAGGGGCGGGCCTGGTGACGCTTGCCTGTCGGCCTGCTGCGCGGCGCTCCCTGGACGGCAAGGTGGTCGAGCTCATGACCATCGAGCTTTCCGACTCACTCGAGGTAGCTGTACCGGTCGCTCTGCGCGAGGCGTCGGACAAGAGCGCCGTGGTGGTTGGACCGGGCCTTGGCCTGGAAAAGGAGGCGCGTTCGCTCGTGTTTGCGCTTGCCGAGCAGGCGCCCGTGCCGACCGTGCTCGACGCCGACGCCTTGACCCTGCTGAGCGGCGAGCTGCCGGTTCTGAAGCGTGCGCCGGCGCCTCGGGTTCTCACACCGCACCCCGGAGAGGCTGCTCGGCTGCTGGGCGTCACGAGCGGCCAGATCCAAGCCGATCGCTATGCAGCCGCTGTCCGGATCGCAACGGAGTCGGGGGCTGTCGTGATCCTGAAAGGCGCGGGCACGGTGGTGGCGGATCCCGGCGGACGGCTGCGTGTCTGTCGCCGGGGCACGCCCGCCCTTGCCACTGCGGGAAGCGGTGACGTGCTGTCCGGGGTAGTGGCAACCCTATTGGCCGGCTTGCCAGCCTTGGAGGCCGCCTCCGCGGCAGCGGTGCTGCACGCGCGGGCTGCCGAGCTTGCGGCGGTTTCCGACCGAGGCATGTTGGCCAGGGAAGTCGCTCAAGCGTTGCCGCGGGCCCTGGAGAAGGTGCGGGGCCCCGCCGACCCTGCTCGCTTATGTTAGAACGACGTTGCACGAGGCCGAATGAGGTTAGACCAGTTTCTCTGATTGGGTGTACAATTGACTGGCGTAGGGCTGGTGTGAGAGAGTATGCTACACATACAACACGCAACATGGAGCCTGGCGAGCCAGATCGCAGCGCTGTGTGCGGAGTTGAACGATCCGCGGCTGGGGGGCGGCCCATGTCGGGTTGTGGTTCGTGGGGACAGGGATGGCTATACTGATCTACCGGTGCACGGTGCTCGACAAGGGTCCGGGTATGGCCTGCACGCGAGCTGCGAGGGCGTACAGGTGATGCTCGCAGCGCGTTGGTGTCGCATGGCGCTTGGGAGCACGCGTTCGGGGCGACTGAGAGGTGGAGGGCAGGGACCATGAGTGGGACCAGAGCTGCAGCATCGGGCGGCGATCCGCTGACCGGTCGGGTCATCGCCGCAAAGTACGAGCTGGGTGAAGTGCTCGGCACGGGATCGATGGGCAAGGTCTATCGTGCGACCCACACAGGTTTGGGGCGCACCGTGGCCGTCAAGATACTGCACGGCTCGTACCAGAACGAAGCTCGGATGGTGGCTCGTTTTCACCGCGAAGCACAGGCGGCGAGCCTGATTCATCATCCGAACGTTGTAGAGATAATCGACTTCGGCCAGGAGCAAGACGGCACCCTCTATATCGTCATGGAGTTCTTGGAGGGCACGAATCTCCGTCTCTTGATCGAGGAACAGGGGTTGACGCAAAGCCGGGCCACCTACCTCATGGCGCAGATTCTGTCGGCGGTCGCGGCTGCGCACGCCAAGGGGATCGTCCACCGCGATCTGAAGCCTGAGAACGTCGTCGTGGTCTCCAAAGAGGGCGACGACGGCCAGCAACTCGAAGTCGTGAAGATCCTCGACTTCGGCATCGCCAAGATCAAGTCCCGCGGCGCGGCCGGGGGCGTGATGGCCCAGACCGTGGAGATGGCCACCGGCACACCGGAGTTCATGTCACCGGAGCAGTGCAGCGGCAAACCGCTCGACGAACGCAGCGACGTGTACTCCTGCGGCTGCCTGCTGTACGTGCTGCTCACCGGGAGAGTGCCGTTTACCTCGGAGAGCGCTGTCGGGACCGTGCTCAAGCAGGTCAACGAGGCGCCGATCCCGCCCTCGCAGTGCAACCCCAAACTGTCCTCGCATTTTGATGCCATCGTGTTAAGGGCGCTGGAGAAGAAGCCCGACGATCGCTATCAAGAGATACGTCAGATGCGCGGGGACCTGCTGCAGCTGGCCGACCGTCTCCAGCTGGGTCCCATTCCTCACAGCGGTCCCTTACCCACGCTTCGGTCTTCGGACACCGAAGGCGACGCGTCGGGTGTGGTGAGCTCCGAGAGGGATACACGTCCAGATGGCCGAAAGAAGGGGGGTTCGCGGCCCTTGGACGTGCCCAGTGCCAAGAGCCGATCCGGCAGCCGGATCATGCTACTCGCCGGCGCGATGTTCTTGTCGGCCGCCGGGGTGGGCATTTACGGCTTGGTCAAGAAGACGCGCTCCGCAGCTCTGGTCGCCCCCGGCGAAGTCGTCGCCGTAGCGTCCACTCCCGCTGCCATGAACGAAGTACCCGAAAGGTTCCCCCCTCCGGTCGAGCGCGAGATTGCAGTCGAACAGCGCCCCATCGCTCCGCCGGACGACGTCGTTCCGCCGGATGGCATCGCTCCCCCGATCTCCCCCAACGAGCTCGAGGATATGGTTGCGATACCCCCGGCGCCACTGCGCACGAAAGGCGAGGAGGCTCCTGCCTTCCGGCCGGCTCCCAAGGCCAAACCGCCGAAGCGGGGTTGGACACCAAAACGCCCAGCAATCAAGAAGCAGAAGAAGAAGCGATCGGCTCGAACCGCGTCGCGCCGCCCAACCGCGAAGGCCAAGAAGGTGGAAGCGTCCCCGGCCGTTGCGACGCAAAGACAAGACACGCGGAAAACGTCACCGCAAGCCCTGGTAGCGGTCCCAGCGCCGCCACCCTCAGCGGCGCCGTCCGGAGCGACTCCGCAGCCTCCGCCAGCCGGTCAAGCCATGCCGCCTGCCGCGGCACCATCGCAGCCTCCCCCGGCGCCTCGCCCGGCAGCTCCTCCGGTCCTTGATGCAACGACGCAAATAGCTCGGTGGCAAGTCCAAGGGCCCTTGCCCTCGTCGGTGCTCCGGCGGGCGGTCCAGCGGCTTGAGGGCGATATCGATCGCTGCTACACTTCGGCGGCCCGGCGGGTCGGGAAGGATGGCTTTGGTGAGGTGCGGGTTGCGTTTCGGATAACCACGACCGGGCGCGCTTCCGCGGTCGAGACTTCCGGCGGTGGCTTGCCGGGTCTGGATCGCTGCGTGCGGGGAGTGATCGCTCGCGTGGTGTCGCGGCGCAAGCCGGATCTGGGAGAAGCCAGGGCAGCCTTCGTGGTTCAGTTCCGCAAGCCACGCTAAGGGCCCACGGAAGAATAGCTCGTCTGTATCGCCGAGGGCCGGGCGCCGTTGGCAAGGCGCAACGACGAGGGGTATTGGGGATATTTCGAGGAGGCGCAACCTAGCCAGCGGTGGTCGGAACCGGTGAGATGGATGAGTTATTCTTCTGCGGGCCCTAAGGGCCCACTCGACAACAACTCGGTGTCGGCGCTGTTTTCGAGGGCTTTTCTTGATCGACGTGAGCCGCGAGCGCGTCGCCCTGCACGGCCGCGGCCGATCGAGTTATGCTTGGCTGGGCCCAAGGGCGGTCGGAGCCGGCGAAACGGGAAAGCCATTCTTGAACGGGCCCTAAGGAGAGCAAGCATGCAACTTCCACCTTCCGCCCGCATTCTGGTGATTGCGAGCGCTTTCGGCACACTTGCCTGCCTGGGTCCCCGCGCCTCGGACGACGTCGTCGATAGCCCCGAGTGGCTACCGTTCGATGTGCCTGTTCCCGAGTGCACGTCCAATCCACGTTTGATGCAACAAATCGACAAGTTCGATGGTATCGACTCGCTCTACATTCCCAGACAGAAGGCCTACGCGGGAGGCCAGGAGGTCATGTTTTGGGATTTCGGCGTGGCGCCCCGTTTTGCCGTACCGGTGTGGCTTTTTAGGCGCTGCGGATTGGACGGCAAGCCTCTGATGGGCGATGAAGGGCAGCTGCCGCTGCGCGAGCCGATCGACAATCAAAACCCGGCAGCTCCTGTGTTCATGACGCACCCCAACCTGATCGATGTGGTTCCGGGCGACTCGTCGTACAGCCCGTTCTGGTCGATGTCGGCTGTGTGCATTAACGAAGCCGACTACGAATTCCGTGGCCGACCTATCCTGGCGAGTTTCCAGGCCATCAGTCATGCGGTGCAGGTTGGCATGGCTGCCGAGCCGATGGACATGGGGATGTGGGCAAACTGCCCGGTTGTATCGCCGCTTGCCCGGCTCGATGTGGGCTTGGGCGCGCCCCCGGTGCCGCCCCACGGGGGATTCTACAAAGGCCACAAGGTCTATTACTACCACCTCGGGCGCATGGATCCGGATCCGTGCAACCCGATGGGGCCGCCTTCGGGTGTGTACAAGCTCGACACCGCAGGGCTCGTTGCGACTGGGCTCGTGTACATGTTCGAACGTGAGACAGGCGGGCCGTCGTGTCCGCGTGTGTTTCAGTTTCCCCGGCGATTGCCGCCGCAGATGGGAGGTTGCAAGGTGCCGGAGTACAGTCCGCTCTGGCGTGAGGTGCGCGTGACCTTGATTGACTCAGCGCAGTGTTTCATGTCAGAAGCAGAGATGTTCAATAGGGCACCAGGCGGTGAGCTCGTTTACACGCAGCGAGGCAGCGCAGCGATAGTTAGGCACGAAGTCACCGACAACTACGTGAATAACGCGATCCAATGGGAAGCGGGACTGGAGTGAGAACGACCGCGTGGTTGGCATGCCTCTGCTGCGTGGTGTCCGGTGGGTGTCTGGCGGAACACCTCGCCGAGCCCGAAGTGGGAGCTGTCAGCCCATATCGATGCAGTCCAATCGGTGACAGCGATCCCGACCGGGATGTGTCGTTCTCGAATCAGATCCTCCCGCTCTTTCTGCGGCCGCCGCCAGCGCCGGGGTGCGGCTGTCATCTGCCGACTTCCCCTAACCCGGTAGGGCTCATGTCGACCGGATTGGATCTGTCAACGTTCAGTACGCTGATGGCGGGCGGGACAGGCGCGGCGATTCCGATCGTGGCTCCCGGAAAGCCCTGCGAGAGCCTGCTCGTGCAGAAGGTCGGTGAATCGCCACCGTTCGGAACCAGAATGCCTCGCACGGGCCCCCCCTTTCTCTCGGATAGCGAAATCCAGCTCATCAAGGACTGGATCGCTGAGGGAGCCCTTGAGAACTGATCGACCGGCGCCTCTCCTGACCCGACGCCTTGCAAGTGTCGCGTTGGCCGCGACACTTGCCGCCGGCTGTGGCGGAATGCAGCGCACGGGAGGCGTCGACTCGAGGATCGACCTGGAGAAACTGCCATCCGAGGTCCGGACGGCGTACCACGTTTTCGCTTCCCACTGCAGCCGCTGTCACACTATCGCGCGTCCACTGAACGCTTACGTTCGGCGAGTCGAGCACTGGAACAGGTACGTCCATCGCATGATGCGTCAACCCGGTAGTGGCATCAACCCGCGCGAAGCCAAGGTGATCCTCACGTTCCTGCACTACTACACCCTGGAGATCAAGGGGCTGAAACCCCTTCAGGATGAGCCGCAGGCGTCTTCGGAGCCGACGGGGGCGGACCTCATCGCCCCGAACCCGGGGGTCCGGCCGGTGCCTGCCGCCGCGCAGCCGTCCGAGCAAGCCCCTTCCGAGCAGCACGCACCGAACCCGCGGCAACAAGCTCAACCGCCTCACCAACCCCTCGATCCATCCCAGCAGCCCTAGAGGAAGGCTAGCATGTCACCAGGCCAACGAGACCGTATCAAGCCGCTTCTGCTGATCGGCGCGGGCTTGGCCACCGCGTTCGTCGCCGGGAGCCTGCAACCACCCGGAGCAAGCAGCCAGGACCGTAACCTCGCCGGCTCGGCCCAGGGGAGTTACGTGTTTGTTCCCACCAACTCGAATGCTCGTAAACAGACTTTCGACGGTTTCATCACGGAGGTGACGATCAAATTGGCCGTGGACTTCACGGAGCGTGTGTCAGCGCAGGTCAAGCTCTGCTACGGGTGTCACGGTGTCGAATTCGACATGGCGTTCATGGATTTTTGGGCGGCCGACGAGATCAACTTTCGTGTGGGCCGTTTCAACCCTGCCTTTGGTGATTTCCCCCTGCGCCACGACCCAGCGAACCATCGCACGATCAATAAGCCCCTGCCGTACGACATGGGGCGGATGCTGCGCTTGCGTGAGTACAACATGAGCGTGATGCCCTCGCCGTATGTCGACAACGGAGTCGAGGTCAATGGAACGCACTGGTTTGGTGAGTCGCTGCAGGTGGACTATGCCATGTACGTTGTCAGCGGCTTCAAAGGGAGCAGGGACGGTTCCGGACTCGACTATATCCAGTCGCGTTCGGGTTCGTTCTACTACGTCGACAACAACTCGAGGCCAGCCCTTGGTGGGCGCCTCGCGCTGACGTTGGATCTTGGATCCGCCGCCACGGTTACACTGGGCGGCTCGGCCATGCATGGAACCTACGATCCGGACAATCGTCTCGGATACACACTTGCCGGAGCGGATTTCTACGCGCGGCTGGGCAAAGTCGATCTTCGAGCGGAGTACCTGCGCAGGCGCACCGAGGTCCGAGTTGGTACCGATCCGTTCAACCGTTTCGCCTATCTTCCGGTCAAGAAGAACGGGGGGGACTTCTGGTCGAGCTACTTCCTCAAGGATGGGTTTTATGCCCAGGCCAACATGGAGGTGACTCCCCGACTGGAGCTCGTGGCTCGTTTCGACGGAATCCGGCGCCTTGGCAACGTGCTTGCCACCAGCCCGCTGCGCAAGGACTCGCTGGTGTTGCGCTACACGCCCGCGGTGAACGTGGTCTTCGACCACACGCTCCGACTGAAGCTGCAGGGAGAGTTCTACGATTTCAGCGATTTCAAGGACGAAATCGCTGTCAGTGCAGCACTGGTGTCCGTGTTCTAGTACTAGAACTGGACTAGTGCACCCTACGTTCGGCCATCTGCTCGGGGAACCGATTCCCGCGTACTTCGTCATGCTCGTGGCGGGGTTCGCAGCGGCAGTGTTCCTGGCTGTGCGCTGCGCTCGAAGGCTGGATATCGATCAGGATCTGTTGATCGATCTCGCCCTTATTTGCCTTGTGGCTGGGGTCGCTGGCGCGCGTATCTTGCACGTCCTGGCGGACGGCTATTTCTGGGACTACGTCCACTTGTGCACGGACCCCACCCAGGTGGTTTGGCGCACGGTCGCCACGCAGCTGGAGTGCGACCAGCTGGGCGGGCGATGGAACGGGGGCGCGCACACATGCCATCCTCCGGGCCGCGACTGTTTCGCTTGGGCGAAGTTCTGGAACGGTGGACTGACCTACTATGGCGGGCTGGCCGGGGCTGTAGCGGCCGGCTCGTGGTTCGTTGTTCGAGAGGGGCTGCCGCTGTGGCGCGTCGTGGATCTTGCCGGCCTGGTTACGCCGCTTGGTATCTTCTTTGGCAGGCTGGGCTGCTTCTTTGCGGGCTGCTGTTTTGGCGTGACCACGGACTCGGCCATTGGCCTGTCCTTTCCACCAGGGTCTGCCGCGAGCCGCAAGCAGTTCGAATTGCAGCTCCTCGAGAGTAAGGCGCTTGCGTCGCTGCCGGTACATCCCAGCCAGCTCTACGAGGCTTTGGGCAGCCTGCTGATCGCCATCTACCTGGGCCTGTGGGGTCATCCCAGGAAGCGTTTTGACGGAGAGGTGTTTTGCCTGTCGGTCGGGCTCTACGCCGCACTCCGCTTTGCGCTGGAGTTTCTGCGCGCCGACGATCGCGGATCGATTGCGGGATGGTCCACGTCGCAGCTGGTCAGTGTTGGCTTGCTTCTGTGCGTGCTGCCGCTGTGGCACCGGTTGTCTCGACGAGCACCAACCTGAAAAAGCTACGTGTGGTAGAGGGCTCCGGGTAGCGTGCCGCGAGCGCGGCTGTTAGTGTCCGGGAGCACGCTAGACCAGGAACCAGGAACCAGGGATCGGGCGAAAATGCCTGGGCAGCTTATCGATGGCAAGTCTGTTGCTGCGGCGGTTCGCGAGCAGGTCCGTGGACGGGCCGATGCTTTTGCGGCACGCCACGGACGCCCCCCTGGGCTCGAAGTCGTGCTGGTGGGTGACGACGCCGCTTCGCAGGTGTACGTCCGAAACAAGGAGCGCGCGAGCGGCAAGGTCGGGATTCGAAGCAACGTTCACCACCTCCCCGCGGACACCACGGCCGGGCGGCTCGGCGAGCTGCTTACCCGTTTGGATGCCGATCCGCTGGTGGACGGCATCCTGCTTCAGATGCCGCTGCCAGGGCAGCTCGATCCCGATGCCATGCTCAGCCAGATTCGCGCTGGGAAGGACGTAGACGGGCTGACGAACGAAAGCGTGGCTCGACTGGTGTGCGACCAGCCTGGTTTGAGACCCTGTACGCCGCTCGGGTGCATGCGGCTGCTGGCGGAGGCAGGCTGTGATCCACAGGGGAAGCACGCCGTTATCGTGGGTCGTAGCAAGCTCGTGGGCAAACCGTTGGCGCACTTGCTGCTGCAGCGCAACGCAACGGTCACGGTTGCGCATTCCCGAACCAAGTCGCTCGCTGACGTGGTGCAACAGGGCGACATCGTGGTAGCCGCTGCCGGTCGAGCGGGACTGGTGCGGGGTGCCTGGATCAAGCCGGGGGCCGTCGTGATCGACGTGGGAATTAACAGAGACGCGGAAGGCCGACTCCGAGGAGACGTGGATTTCGAGGCTGCAAGGGAGCGAGCCAGCTGGATCACGCCGGTTCCAGGTGGGGTCGGACCCATGACCATTGCGATGCTGCTCAGCAACACCGTGGACGCTGCCAACGCCCGCCTCGGCCACTAGAGGTACAACGACCAGAGCGCTGAACGGGTTGGTACCAGGCGGCTTGAAATCGGCTTGCCGGCCGGCTAGGTTGGGCTTCCATCGTGGCAGAGGGAGGCCAGTACCGGTTGCAGCACGTGCCAGGCAACGGAACGCGCAGGAGCTGGGGCAAGCGAGCGCCCGAGCGGTGCATGTTGGTCAACGGACGATAATCAGGAGGAGCGGCTAATGCGTGAGATAGGGAACACCCCTCTGGTGGTTGAGACCAAGGCCTTGTTGTTTGCGTTGTTGTTTGTGTTGTTGATCGGCTGCGCCGGTGATGCGGGTCCTGCCGGCGAGCCGGGGGCGCCGGGTGAAGCGGGTCCTGCGGGTCCTGCGGGCGATCCGGGGCCGGCACCGAGCGAGGCACAGATAGCAGGTGTGATCGACAACGTCCTCGGCGGCTGTCGCGGCCTCACGCTAAGCGCCCAGGAGTGGGATGAGGTCTTCGAGATCGGACAATTCATCGCTTCTGGCGAGGAACGCGAGGTGTGTTCCCTCCATCGGACGGGGCCAGAGGATCTGTTCATGAGCGAGTCCGAGGTGATCATGAACAAGGGCTCGCACCATGGCTTGCTGTTTCTCACCGGCTACACGGAGGTGCCCGCCAAGGACCTGAAGGGGGAGCCGGTCGAGCTGGGCAAGGTCGTCCCCTGCGAGGATGCGCCGAATTCCCGATTCGACGTGACCTCGGTGCTCTCGGGCAGCCAAGGTACGGGCAACCTCACGGCCGACGGGCAAATCCCCGAAGGCGTGGCCTTGAGGATCCCAGCGAACTCCCTCGTGGTCATGAACTACCATCTGCTGAACGCAACGGACGAGGACCTGAGCGCCTGCATGAAGATCGGGCTCAAGGGCATTCCCAGGGCCGAAGTTCAGCAGGAGGCTGGGGTGCTGTTCTTCTATAATCCCTTCATTAGCGTTCCGGCACAAGGGATGGCTCGGGCCCGGATGGCATGTCCCATGACGCAGGACATTCAGCTTGGGAGCGCGGTCTCGCACATGCACGCCCGGGGCGTGGGCTACAGCGCCCGTTGGCTCGATGCGAGCCCCTACGACCCCAGCAGCTCGACGATTCAGATGCTCTACGAGACCACGGAGTGGGAGGCGCCGGAGCCGAGGGTGTTCGAAACGCCGCTGGAGCTGAAGACGGGACAGTGGATAGACTACGAGTGTCAGTACGAAAACCCAGAGCAACGTGACGTTGCGCAGGGGCTCGATACGAGCGATGAGATGTGCATGTTCATCGGCTTGTACTGGCCCAAAAACGATGCGCTCTCGAATTGCGCCATGGAACGGGACGAGGGCATCGTCAATGCGGGCTACAACATCGGAGACGGGGCGCTGTCGGGAGCCGGTTTCCTGGAGTGCCTGTGGAACGGTCCGCTCGACTTCGAAACCTGTGGCTCCAAGCGCTGCAGGTCGCCCGAGGACCGCTACGCGACCCAAGCCTGTTTCACCCAGAGCTGCGAGGCCGTCGGGCAGTTCAGCCGAGCCTATTTGGATTGCGCCGGCGACAACCTGGACACCTGCCAACGGCAGTGCACTGCGGCCGCCAGCGAGTACCAGACCTTGTGTGCGATCACGGCAGTGGCGGAGGGCGGCTGCGCCGAGAAGTTCGGCAGCGATGGCTCCGACGGTACCTGCGCCACCTCAGCTGAAAGCTTGCACGAGGCTGAAGCACGCTGCCGGCAGGCTACCCGCCAACAGGCCCTCGACCAGGTCTGTCGCGGATTGCCGCAGGCGGCCGGGGGCTGTGCCGAGGTCTGCGATGTGCCGGATGCGATGGCTTGCAGCGCTTGCCTGGGCAGCGTGGATTTCGTCCAGACCAACACAAGCTGCCGCAACGTGCGCAGCCTGCGCTGCCTCGGGGAGCAGGTGCAGGCCGTGGCCGAGAGCTGCGTCAAGGAGTGCTTCGCCGAGTGCCTGCCGCAGGCCATCGGCACCTGCACCATCGATTGCCTCAGCTCGGGGCCTTGCGGGACCGAAACCAGCGGATTGCTTGGAGCCACCTGCAAGTGAGTCGGCCGGCGCCGGAGGCTGCGGCGCTGCTTGCCCTGGGACTGGGATTGCTGGTCGTGGCCGGCTGCGACTCGGAACAAGCTCAGGTTCCAGCCGACGCCGGCTCGGAGCCTGGATTGGATGCCGGAGGGGGCGCGGGCGGGCGTGGCTCCGACGCTGCAAGCGACGCCCCGCCAGGCGAGCCCGGAAGCGACGCCGGCGCTTGTGGTGCAGGCCAGACACGCTGCGGAAAGCGCTGCATCGATCCGATCACTCCGGACATCCAGTCGCTGCACAAGAGCATCTTCAAGACGAGCTGCGGGCTCAGTACCTCCTGCCACGCCGGCGGCTCGGCGAAAGAGGGGTTGAGGATGGCGACGGTGTCGGACGTATTCGACACCGCCGTTCGGCAGCCCTCTCGCCAGCGGCCGGCCGTCGCAATCATCGAGCCCGGTGATCCTGGCAAGAGCTACCTGCTCAACAAACTGAGCGGAATGGACATCGCCGCCCGGGGCAGCACAGGCATCCCTGCCACCGCCATGCCGCCGCCTCCGAACGGCATGCTCTGCGAGCACAAGATTCGTATGATCGAGCAATGGATCGCGCAAGGCGCGAAACGCTGACCTCGTGTCTCGACTCCTGTCCGCGCCTCGGGCGAGCGGTGCTGCTTTGGCTGCTCGCGGGCTGCTCGGGCGGCGATGCCTCCACCGGCGCCGTGCCGCTGCCTGCAGGAGCAGACGCTGGCCGTGACGCCCTCGTGACGGACGCCGCGGCGCCGGATGCCCCCGGGGCCGATGGCGGAGCCGGACCCTTGCGGCAGCGCCGGATGCTCGTGAGTCATCGCCTCTGGCGTCCCGCAAGCTCGGCGGAGGATCCTTCCAGCCACAGGCCGAGCTCCATCGCGTGCGATCGCAGGTCCTACGGACGTGAGATCTTGGCGGGCGAAGAAGCCTTCTTCGTGAAGACCGACAAGTGCAACTACATGGCGGCGCGTCAATCCACGATCGTCGATATCCGCAAGGGCGATCGAATCAAGCTGCGGCTCTGGCACTTCCGCCTCACTGCACCGCCAGGCGCCCGGGTCCACAGCGCTCTGTGGATCGGGGATCACGTGGTGCTGGACAAGCACTTGCCGATCCCGCGCAAAAGCGGGTTGATCAGCAAGACCTGGATCGCCCCCCAGGATATCGCCGCGGGTGCGCAGGTCCTCTTTCACATTCACAATCATGGCGACAACGAATACGACCTTGTCGAGCTCAGCACCGGCTCGCCGTAACCGTTGACCGAGTTGTTCGCGGCGACGACGGCTCGGGCAGCGTTCCGAGCGGCTTTGCACAAGGCGCTGACTTGGAACTACGCCGGAATCGTGCTCGCGCCCAGCAGCATCCAGGCTCGCAGGACGCTCAGCAGGGTGGCGGGATCCGGTGCCTGGTAGCGGAGCGTTCTTGCAGAAGCACGGACGGTTTTGGGAAGGAGCTCGCAGGCGTCGGCCATCGCGCTGGTGACACAATCGGTTTCCAGCAAGAGCGGCCCGTCGACAACGAACGGTCGCAGTTCTCCGGCTCTGCGGCAGACCCGGGTGGCTGCCGCTCGAATCCGTGCCCGGGCGGTCTTCGGGTGCTGGGATTGCGCCGAATAGCGGGACAGCGCGCGCTTGACGGCTACCGTTTCGATTCCGTCGATCAGCTCGGCAGACTGAATACAGGTGGTTTCGTCGCCGGTGACGAGACCGACGGGCGTTTGGTGCTGGCCACAGACGAGCGCGTTGAGGCCCGCCTCGTTGAA
The sequence above is drawn from the Pseudomonadota bacterium genome and encodes:
- a CDS encoding NAD(P)H-hydrate dehydratase, giving the protein MQDTSFGWTAAAVLHLRAPNGTLAGARMIGLWTRDEVRALDRDAVDRLGVPSLALMENAGLGATLALLEHFSRSLARIVIVGGTGQNGGDAWVVARQLRVRGHRPRCVLLGEASTVRGDARVNLDALANLGIPLTEVGSGSGLSALGDALADATLVVEGLFGTGLDRPVTGHFAEAIERINSCRAARMALDLPSGVDADTGRVLGRAVRAQLTTTFAAHKRGLHQYPGAELAGKIVRIPIGVPASDEVLARIVEPADVGAWLARREPDVHKGSAGHVLVVAGSPGRTGAAMLAGMGALRSGAGLVTLACRPAARRSLDGKVVELMTIELSDSLEVAVPVALREASDKSAVVVGPGLGLEKEARSLVFALAEQAPVPTVLDADALTLLSGELPVLKRAPAPRVLTPHPGEAARLLGVTSGQIQADRYAAAVRIATESGAVVILKGAGTVVADPGGRLRVCRRGTPALATAGSGDVLSGVVATLLAGLPALEAASAAAVLHARAAELAAVSDRGMLAREVAQALPRALEKVRGPADPARLC
- a CDS encoding protein kinase, with amino-acid sequence MSGTRAAASGGDPLTGRVIAAKYELGEVLGTGSMGKVYRATHTGLGRTVAVKILHGSYQNEARMVARFHREAQAASLIHHPNVVEIIDFGQEQDGTLYIVMEFLEGTNLRLLIEEQGLTQSRATYLMAQILSAVAAAHAKGIVHRDLKPENVVVVSKEGDDGQQLEVVKILDFGIAKIKSRGAAGGVMAQTVEMATGTPEFMSPEQCSGKPLDERSDVYSCGCLLYVLLTGRVPFTSESAVGTVLKQVNEAPIPPSQCNPKLSSHFDAIVLRALEKKPDDRYQEIRQMRGDLLQLADRLQLGPIPHSGPLPTLRSSDTEGDASGVVSSERDTRPDGRKKGGSRPLDVPSAKSRSGSRIMLLAGAMFLSAAGVGIYGLVKKTRSAALVAPGEVVAVASTPAAMNEVPERFPPPVEREIAVEQRPIAPPDDVVPPDGIAPPISPNELEDMVAIPPAPLRTKGEEAPAFRPAPKAKPPKRGWTPKRPAIKKQKKKRSARTASRRPTAKAKKVEASPAVATQRQDTRKTSPQALVAVPAPPPSAAPSGATPQPPPAGQAMPPAAAPSQPPPAPRPAAPPVLDATTQIARWQVQGPLPSSVLRRAVQRLEGDIDRCYTSAARRVGKDGFGEVRVAFRITTTGRASAVETSGGGLPGLDRCVRGVIARVVSRRKPDLGEARAAFVVQFRKPR
- a CDS encoding prolipoprotein diacylglyceryl transferase; the protein is MHPTFGHLLGEPIPAYFVMLVAGFAAAVFLAVRCARRLDIDQDLLIDLALICLVAGVAGARILHVLADGYFWDYVHLCTDPTQVVWRTVATQLECDQLGGRWNGGAHTCHPPGRDCFAWAKFWNGGLTYYGGLAGAVAAGSWFVVREGLPLWRVVDLAGLVTPLGIFFGRLGCFFAGCCFGVTTDSAIGLSFPPGSAASRKQFELQLLESKALASLPVHPSQLYEALGSLLIAIYLGLWGHPRKRFDGEVFCLSVGLYAALRFALEFLRADDRGSIAGWSTSQLVSVGLLLCVLPLWHRLSRRAPT
- the folD gene encoding bifunctional methylenetetrahydrofolate dehydrogenase/methenyltetrahydrofolate cyclohydrolase FolD, which encodes MPGQLIDGKSVAAAVREQVRGRADAFAARHGRPPGLEVVLVGDDAASQVYVRNKERASGKVGIRSNVHHLPADTTAGRLGELLTRLDADPLVDGILLQMPLPGQLDPDAMLSQIRAGKDVDGLTNESVARLVCDQPGLRPCTPLGCMRLLAEAGCDPQGKHAVIVGRSKLVGKPLAHLLLQRNATVTVAHSRTKSLADVVQQGDIVVAAAGRAGLVRGAWIKPGAVVIDVGINRDAEGRLRGDVDFEAARERASWITPVPGGVGPMTIAMLLSNTVDAANARLGH